One genomic window of Borrelia coriaceae includes the following:
- a CDS encoding DUF735 family protein: MIKTPSFLKDSQVEKIIDTEIAFINQVITEVKDLIANFEDINASQYLNSRFIAFWLCDILQIIYSRSQSLEMLANNIDSVIFALRHIGTHESFIRLFKAFLNVDVEPTTTAPGVINIKLKNHIKTNFIVLIVGSTKKGDIHIKELFSELKRMDRL, translated from the coding sequence ATGATCAAAACACCGTCATTTCTTAAAGATAGTCAAGTTGAAAAAATAATAGATACTGAAATTGCATTTATAAACCAAGTCATTACAGAAGTTAAAGACCTTATTGCTAATTTTGAAGATATTAATGCTAGCCAATATCTAAATTCAAGATTTATAGCATTTTGGTTATGTGATATATTACAAATCATTTATTCAAGAAGCCAATCACTTGAAATGCTTGCCAATAATATTGACAGTGTAATCTTTGCTCTTCGTCATATTGGAACTCATGAGTCATTTATAAGGCTATTTAAGGCATTTCTTAATGTTGATGTTGAACCTACTACTACAGCACCCGGTGTTATTAATATCAAACTTAAAAATCACATTAAAACTAATTTCATTGTATTAATTGTAGGTAGTACTAAAAAGGGGGATATCCACATAAAAGAATTATTTTCAGAACTAAAAAGAATGGACAGATTGTAA